The Treponema phagedenis DNA segment CTTTTGTTTACGCTCAAGGTCAAAGGGGTACGGTCTACTTGTTACCGCGTATTTTTCCAAAATTAAAAAATCATCAAGAGGTACAGTGCTGTTGTCCATAGTGATTCCTCCTTACATGTTGTTTTCCTCCGTTAGGTGAAGTTTCCCAAAGCCCCGCTTCCGGAGTTGAACCGGAATAAAAACCCTTGCGGGGCAACCTTCGGGCGCAAGGCTCGAAGGTATAAAACCATCTTAAAATTTGCTATAATTAATTCGCCAAAAAAAACTATAAAAATTTTAGGAGTGGTGTTTTTTATGAGTAATGAGTTAGCAATAATTATTGCAGCAGGTATAACCGTAGGCGGAAGTGTGTTAATATTTGCTCTTAATTCTTTGTTTAACTTTTTCGCAAACGCTCGGGCTCGCAAGGAACGATTGTTTTATGAAGTATTCCCAAAACGAATCGAGTTTTATCACGAGCTTTCTGCTGCAATGGTCAAGTTCATTTATGAGTACCCGGATTTGGATTTCTGTTCGCTTATCGCTTTTGATAAATTCATCGAGGAACTCAGCGTACAACTCGTCGATTTTCTCAACCGGGGTGTACTCATTGCAAGTAAAGATGTGTGTAAATATATCGCCGATCTCCATCGTATCGTTTCGGCGACTAAAATTATTAATAACGCATTGTTGCTCGGAAAGGATTCCGGCAACTCCGATAATACCGCCGAAAAGCTCAAAAAAAGCCTCCTCACTCTTAGCCAGCCGCATTATCAAAATATTCTTGCACAAATACGAATTGAGACAGGCCAGGAAATCGTAGACAATTATTGTTTTAATCTTAACAAAAAAGATATAAAGCGGCTCAGAAAGTTGTATAAGAAGATGGAACAAAATCAGTAAATTGTTTGCAATTAAAATAATCGCAAGAAAAAAATAAATATTCATTTTTTATTTTCTCCTAACATTCCTCCGTATACCCCGCCGCATCCACTGCGGCGGGGATTGTGCTTACATCAAAGTTTCCTCAATGAGTTTTTTAAACCTCAATAAATCATCATCCGATAGCGTTTCAGTTCCTCGCTTAATTTGCTCAAAATTACTGCAATCGCTTAAGTTGCAAGTTGAGGTGATTCCCTTCCCTGTTTGTTTTTTAGAAAAGATATTTGCGCCGTATTCTAATCCGCCATTTAAAAACTTAGTTATTAATTCAAGAGATATTGAAAGTCCGTCTTCTTTTTTTTGTAAGGGAATACTTAAATATTCCTTTGTTTTTCCCACGGCTTCTTCAAAAGAATTGCTGTAAAAATACTCTCCCATAAGTCCGTGATTACTCGTAAAACCAAGGTACTCCGTTTTAAAAATATATCCGCCATGTTCTTTGATAATCGCATCCAATCCCGACTCATCATTTGCCACGATTAAATCGTCAATCTTTTTTGTTAAATCCATTTTCATTCCTCCTACATCAACTCTTCCTCAATGCGGTTTTTAAAATCCCACAAATCATATTCTGGCAATGTTTTAATTTTTTCTTTAATACTTCTAACAGTGTAGGGAATGGTAAGCTCATTGCTTTTTTTAACCGCTTCTTTTGTTTGTTCCTGCAAAAAAACAATACTGCCGGAATACAGTCCGTTCGGTGAGATGTCGCTTATTAAGCGAAGGTATACGGAACATTGTTTTTCATCTTGTTCAAAAGGATAGCCGCAATATGTTTTTGTAATTTTCAGTGATTCATCAAAATCGTTGGTTAAGATATTTATGTATCTTGTTGTTGTACTATCGTCCTTTGCTATGAAATCTATGCTGAAAATATATCCGCCACATTTGGCAATAAGTTTTTGAAGCTTCGACTTAGACTTTTTACGAACCAAGTCGTCAATAATTTTAGTTAAATCCATGTTTATTCCTCCGTTCGGGAAGTATCCCGATGCCCCGCTTCCGGATTTGAACCGGAATAAAAACCCTTGCGGGGCTTTTGCCGTTTTTTTATGTTGGTAGGAAAGCAGTGCATCGGCATTGCCTGTTAAGGATAGTCATGGTGTACTTATCCTTTTTTCTTTCCTATCAGATTTTATTTTTTCCCTTACGCACTTGAATAAAATAAAATCGCTTTTCAAAAACCAGTTTGACGTTTCAGAAGTCCTGCGCTTACTCCACGTCTTTATTTTTTCCGATTTTTTCGATATAATCGGAAATGGCGAATATTTACGCCGTTTTGTTTAGTGTTGCTTTTATGATATGGCGAATATTTACGCCATTTCTTACAAGGCAACCGCTATAAAGTGGCGAATATTTACGCCATGATTTTATAATAACGGATATATCCTAAATTGTCAAGGGATATTTCCGAAAATTTATATAAATTTTAATATTTATAGGGGACAAATCCTAAATGAATGACTGGAAAAATAAAATTGCTATGATTTTACAACACTTTAATTGTACTAAGTCTGAACTTGAAGCAAAAACAGGGGTAAAAAACGGTTATATCCGAGATATTGAGACAGGAAGAAATAAAAATCCTTCTAAGTTTATAAAAGGATTAGTGGATTATTACGGGATAAATCCTAATTGGATAATGGGCAATGATAGTAATATGCTTCTTTCTGACATCGAAAACGCGGAAGAAAATCCTTTGTTGCGGGAATTTAATAATGCGGTAGAACAGACCATCGCTCCTAAATTCGCAGAACAAAACAAAAGGTTTGAAAAAATAGAAAATCGCCAACAAGCCATAGAAGAGGAGTTACAAAAGCTTATCCAATTATATTCTCCTGAAAACATGAAAAAGCCGGAGAATCCTCGTAAGTCAATTATTCGCACAATGGGTTCAACCGGTGAAGTGCACGAGCGGCTCGCTTATTACGGCGCGGACGGGGAAGAGGAAGAAACGGAAGATTTACCGCTTGCTGAAAACCTTGCGGCGGGCTTTCCAATAGAAGCTTTTGACAATTATGAAACCTACCCGGTACCGAAACGCTTTTTAAAAAAGAGGCATAAATATTGCGTGGCAAAAATTAAGGGTACCAGCATGACAGCGGCGGGAATTGCGGACGGCAGCCATGTATTATTAGAATACTGCAACAGCCCGGTAAACGGTTCAATTATGGTCGTAAAATATGGAGAAAATACCACGTTAAAACGACTCCACCAAACAGATGAGGGAGAGTGGCAGCTTTTGTTTGAAGACGGCAGCGGGGCGATTATTCCGCTTAAAGATGGAAACTGGGAAGCAAAGGCTATGTTTATTACTGTTCTGTAAAAACGGCTTTTAACGCGCTTTAAACCGAAAAAGGCTAAAATGATAGCCTTAAATCTTTCGAACGTTTTTTAAACGGCATTACGCAGCTGTGGGCAGGGTTTAAGGGCGATGAGGGATTGTAAATTCAGGAAATTTGAGGTATAATTAGGTAGTGATAATAAACAATTCTTGGGGGCAAAGTATGAGTAAGGAAAATATGGATCAACGTATAGTCGTATCATTACGCGAATCAAAGACTAAAGAAAAAATAGAAGATACTTTTAAAACATTTAACATTCAAGATATACAAGAAAAAACGGCTTATCTTGATGAAGCTATGTACAGTCCCGAAGTGTTTTATTCTTCCGGAGAAGAAAGAATAACGCCTGAGCATAAATATGAATTAGCTCTGCAAATGTTTTTAGAAGGCAGTTGGAAATTATATTCATACTATGAAAAATTAGGGCTGGGTCAAGAAAATGTTCAAAATTGATAATGAAAAAAAAGCCAGAATAGCAAAAGAATTTGATGTCAAAATTGAATCTGTAAATATTATTGCGGATGAATATAAAAAAATTCAAGATGGTATGAAAGAACAATATTTAGCACATATAATACGTACGATGGAAATTCAATTGCAAGAATTAACAGAAAACCCGATGTTTAAAATAATTATAAAACCATTACCATTGACTAAAGATAATCTTTCGGCTCGGGCGCAATACCAACGTGGTAAATTTTTCTTAATCGGCTATTCTGAACGGTTAAACGATATACAGCTTAGGGTTTGCCTTGCACATGAATTGGGGCATTTATATTTGATAGAATATATAAACAGCATTGATAAAAACGCAAACCTTACAGAAAAAACAAACATGGAACCGTTGTCGACTGTTTTCGGTATTTTAGCAATACTGGATAAGAATGATTTTTATTCAACAATTAGCGACAAACAATTATTGCATAAAACTTGGGAAGACGTGCTTGCCGATTTTAAGCAGCTCCAAAATCGCAATAACGGGATAGATAATATATCATAAGTCTAAATTTTAATCATCAAAAAAAAGCTCCGGCAAAATGCGCGGGGCTTTTTTATTTTTCTTTTATCAAGCGCAAAAGCTCTTTTTTTATTTCAGGAAGAATATTTTTAAATCGAATTTTCCTCACCTCTTTTTGAAACCCGCGCCGGATTGCTCCTCCAAAACTTTCTTCCAAAAATCCCGGAGTAAAAACAATTGTGCCGGCAAAGTCAACACACAACTGGCACGCGGTTTTATTTTTTTTTAAAAACGGTATTAAAAAATTATTTCTGAATTCTTCTCCGGAGTCAGGACTTATGTGAATAAATCTTCCTCCTTGAAATTTATAGCCGCTGCCGCATTCCGCTACTTTTAATGTTGCTTCCTTCAATTTTCTCACCTCTTTTTTTTTCACATTATACCTTAAAAAATAAAAAACTCAACTAAAAAAAATTACATTCAATGTATCTCCTCTCCGATTTTCGCATTTAAAACGCGGTATCATCAAGCTATGAAAACAAGAATAAGACCGATTGCGCGTGCCGGAGTTTTCGGCTCGGAATCGAATACGCAAATTGTAAGCGAACAAGACTTACAGGAAATTTACGAATCATTTACCGCACAAGATTCAAGCCCCATCACAATCGGGCATGTTACCGAAGCGGCTGAACCTCGACTCGGATCTGTTGTAAGCCTTGAATTAAAAGACGGTATTTTATACGGCATTATTGAAGAACAGGATGAATTAGCGAAAGCCGTTGACGCGGGATTTTTCCCGGAATGCTCAATCGGAGCGAAACGCTCAGGCGAAACCGGAAAATTGTACTTGCACCATTTGGCATATTTGGGCGAAGAGCCTGCGGCAATTAAAAGTTTTAAAAAAAATATAAAAGAAAAAATACAGTTGGATGACAGCGGAGTAATTCACGCATTTCCCGCGGTCTGGAAAATCACATTGTCCGATATGGACGAAGGAGTAAAAAAAATGAATGAACTTGATGAGGCTAAAAAAAGGATAGCCGAACTTGAGGCAGAGGTTCAAAAACTCACCGCGGAACTTGAAAAAGCAAAGGCCGGGAGTAATGGAAGCGGTGAAGATTTTGAAAAGCTTAAAACTGAAAACGAAGAGTTGAAAAGAAAGCTTTTAGCATTTCAGGAAAAACACCCTGAAGATGAATTGAGCTTGTCAGATTCCGACCCGCGCACAAAAATGCTTTTGAATGAGCTGCGTAAAACAAAAACGGCAAGCCTTATGCAGGCAGCAAAAGGGAAGGTTCCGGCGGCGCATTTAAAAGACCTTGAAGTGTTAGCGAATGGGCTTACATTAAGTAATGAGCTTTTGCTCTCGGACGGAAAGAAGGCATCAAGCATTGAAACTCTTACGGCAATTTTTAACGCAATGGCTGACCCGGTATTGGGCACTGAAATTGTTTTAAGTGACCCTGAGGCAAAGAGCGCAGGGCAAGGCGCAAGTTATGCAAGCTCGGCTGCAAAACTTATGGGCGCTTTGTAGTTTTTTAATTTAAGGAGATAAAAAAAATGATTAATGCAAATATCGGAAAAGTTGCAATTGAACAATCAAGCATTCTTTCAGGCAACAATCATATTATCGTTTCGTACTCGCTGAAAGATGGGCTAAAGGGTTTAAAAGCCGGCACGGCTTTAAAACTGGTTGACGGCAAGCTTGAACATCTTGCAGCCGATACCGAAGATGCAATCGCTCTTTTGCTTTCTGAGGTTGAGGGCGACAGCAAAGACAGCACCGCAGCGGTCGTTGTCTTCGGTGCGGTAAAAAAGGAAGCGGTAACATTCGGGGCGGACGGTGCGGCTTGTACTGAAACCTTGGTTGAGAAGCTCCGTAAAAACGGGCTTTATGCAATTAATTAAAAATGCGGATTAAACGCTTTTAAAAAAGAAATTTTAAGGAGATTTTACGATGATTAAAACGCAATTAACAGGGGCGCTCAATGCGTTTTTTAATTTAAAGAATTTTACCGATGTGGTAAGCGGTCTACCAAAGCCGCAAACGCCGATGACCGATCTACTCTTTCCGGCTGCAAGCCGAAAGCAAAAAACAAGTCCGTATATTGCGGTTGCTGACATTCAAAATGTAACCGGTGCCGTTCCGGTTGTCTTACGCGGAACAAAGTCCTATGCGGTAGGCGGCGATAAAAAATCGCTCGGCATGATTGAAGTGCAGCCTTTGAGCATGAACAGATTTATATCCGGGGCTGAATTAAATAACCTTATTGCAATGGGCGATGTTGAGAACATTAACGCAAAACTGACCGAGGTAATCGAGAACTTACGCGACCGCACGGCGGTATCAACTGAAATTCTTGTATGCCAATCGTTGAGCGGAAGGATAGCGTATCCTGCAAGTATCGAAGGCGGAGCCGATGATATATATCAGGTCGAAATCGGCAAGCTTAAAGAATTAAGTGCTGCCGCTCTTACCGCTACGGCAACATTGGCTGATGTGCAAAAAGAACTTGAATCGCAATTTGTTGAGCAGCAAAAAACGGGCGCATCTGCTGATGTAGTATTCTTAGTTGGCTCAGATGTGTATTCAAAAATCATTGACATTATCGCAAAGGTAACAAGTAACGTTCCGGTTCAATGGACAGAAACAGGCTGCACCTTATTCGGTAAATATAAACTTATGCCAATGAGCGGCACCTACGCACTTCCGGGACAAACGGCAACAACGCCTATAGTGGATGCAAAATCAATTCAGACTATTGATCTAAAAAACACCGGTAAGTTGTTTTATGCTGCCCTCGATGAGCTTGATGCAAAGCTGCAACCCTTGCCGTTTTTCGCAAGCTATGAAGAGATAACCGATCCTTCAGGGATTAAGGTTTTATCCTCTTCAAAACCATTGCCGGCATTTGCAGTTTCAAAATCAACAATTAAGAAGTATTTAAAATAGAACCCTCTATTTATGTAAAAATGTCGATGTAAAAAAGTTTATGTTAAGGAGATGATGGAAAATGAGTAACAAGATGTTTAATTTACCCGCCAATCCGGCCAACATTCCTCCGTCGGGGAAACAGGCGGGAACTTCGCGCACTCAATCTATCATCTCCGTTTTTGATATTAAAAATTTTATATCGCCAAAACTGTATAGCGAATTGAGTTGGGATGAAGATCGTGCAGCGGATGAGGTAACGCAAGATTGTATCAATCGTGCTGAAGAATTAGCGGAAACGCTCCTTCATTTAGTCGGCGAAAAAATAAATCCTTTTAGCAGAACACAAAAGGAAGTGTTAAAAATTTTAACCGTATACGAGCTTTACACGTATAACGGCGACCGCATAAAAGCAAAGGAGTACATGGAGCGCGCAGAGCGTTTAATAAGCGACCGGTACCGCTCCATTGAAAAAGAGCGGGAAGCGGTGTTGCCTGAAATTGCATTGACAAATCCTAAAAGTGAGAAGGTAAAAAAATGAAGATACAAGTTACGCTTCAATATGATAATTTAAAACCTGCAGATTCTCTAGCTCCTCTTATGAAAGAGTTTTCGCTTATGGGTTTAAGTGCAATTCAAAAAAATATTGAAAGCAATGTAAAGCCTGAAAATGCGCCGCTTACAAAGTCGGTAAAGCAGGGAGACAATACGCTTCGAGATTACGGAAAACTTCGCGCAAGCCTTACCGCGCGGCACTCGGAAACGGAAGCGATAATCGGAACAAAGGTTCCGTATGCACGAACTCACAATCCTGAAAACGGCGAAAAAGAAACGGTTATTCGTCCTAAAAACGCGCAGTATTTGTGCATCCCCGCAAGTCCTTATACAAGAACGTTATTTAGGCGTTACGGATTTTCTCCGCGTAACGTTATTGACGGATTAAAAAAGAACGGCGTTTCAGTGTATCGCCCGTATAGAAAAGGAACGAGTACA contains these protein-coding regions:
- a CDS encoding S24 family peptidase; the protein is MNDWKNKIAMILQHFNCTKSELEAKTGVKNGYIRDIETGRNKNPSKFIKGLVDYYGINPNWIMGNDSNMLLSDIENAEENPLLREFNNAVEQTIAPKFAEQNKRFEKIENRQQAIEEELQKLIQLYSPENMKKPENPRKSIIRTMGSTGEVHERLAYYGADGEEEETEDLPLAENLAAGFPIEAFDNYETYPVPKRFLKKRHKYCVAKIKGTSMTAAGIADGSHVLLEYCNSPVNGSIMVVKYGENTTLKRLHQTDEGEWQLLFEDGSGAIIPLKDGNWEAKAMFITVL
- a CDS encoding ImmA/IrrE family metallo-endopeptidase; translation: MFKIDNEKKARIAKEFDVKIESVNIIADEYKKIQDGMKEQYLAHIIRTMEIQLQELTENPMFKIIIKPLPLTKDNLSARAQYQRGKFFLIGYSERLNDIQLRVCLAHELGHLYLIEYINSIDKNANLTEKTNMEPLSTVFGILAILDKNDFYSTISDKQLLHKTWEDVLADFKQLQNRNNGIDNIS
- a CDS encoding STAS-like domain-containing protein, yielding MRKLKEATLKVAECGSGYKFQGGRFIHISPDSGEEFRNNFLIPFLKKNKTACQLCVDFAGTIVFTPGFLEESFGGAIRRGFQKEVRKIRFKNILPEIKKELLRLIKEK
- a CDS encoding major capsid protein produces the protein MIKTQLTGALNAFFNLKNFTDVVSGLPKPQTPMTDLLFPAASRKQKTSPYIAVADIQNVTGAVPVVLRGTKSYAVGGDKKSLGMIEVQPLSMNRFISGAELNNLIAMGDVENINAKLTEVIENLRDRTAVSTEILVCQSLSGRIAYPASIEGGADDIYQVEIGKLKELSAAALTATATLADVQKELESQFVEQQKTGASADVVFLVGSDVYSKIIDIIAKVTSNVPVQWTETGCTLFGKYKLMPMSGTYALPGQTATTPIVDAKSIQTIDLKNTGKLFYAALDELDAKLQPLPFFASYEEITDPSGIKVLSSSKPLPAFAVSKSTIKKYLK
- a CDS encoding phage virion morphogenesis protein, which codes for MKIQVTLQYDNLKPADSLAPLMKEFSLMGLSAIQKNIESNVKPENAPLTKSVKQGDNTLRDYGKLRASLTARHSETEAIIGTKVPYARTHNPENGEKETVIRPKNAQYLCIPASPYTRTLFRRYGFSPRNVIDGLKKNGVSVYRPYRKGTSTRANVILAKEKDEEPKVIFILKKQITIPARPFMFLPDSVIKAMEKRAEDYCAV